DNA from Eucalyptus grandis isolate ANBG69807.140 chromosome 5, ASM1654582v1, whole genome shotgun sequence:
GAGTCGCCGTCCAGTAAAACATTGGAGGATTTGATGTCGCCATGGATGATGTGGAGGGTGCATCTTTCATGGAGATGTTCGATGGCTTGCGCAAGTTGGAAGGCGATCTTCACGCGGCTCTTCCATGGGAGAGTCGAGCGCTTATTGCTGCCGCTGCCGTGGAGGCGTTCATGGAGTGTTCCGCAAGAGACGTATTCGAATATAAGCGCGCCTTGATCTTCATGAGACGGGATGAAACTTAAATTAGTTACTGACAAAAATTTTCTTATGGTAATTTACTAATTTTCGATGAcatgatatttatttaatattactGAAAAAAATCATTCTTGCTAATGGTGGTAGGATTACTATATGATTATATACGATCAACATATACTTATAAAATGGCAAAATATAGCTGAAATTGAAATGCACAACTGTCAAAATCTCAACCTTGTTCGTGGAAATGATTTTCTTCCGATTCAAAGAAATGaagtttgacaaatattttcatatcttGGTAGTTAAATATAAACTAGGCGCACAAAGGAGCGACGTGCCAACCTGCATCATCGCTATAGCCGAGGAGCTTGACGATGTTCTCGTGCTCGAGCTGAAGCAGCACGTCCAGCTCCTGCTTGAAGGCCATGCTAAGCCGCTCTCCCCCGCCGCAGTGGACCTTGACGGCTGCTGCGGCGGCGGTGGAGCCTCCTCCGCAGCCGGGGAAACGCCCCATGTACACGGTGCTGAACCCGCCTTCTCCAACCACCTCCGAGAAGCACCCCGTGATCCTCTCGATCTCTCCCCACTCCCACCTCTTCACTGCCGTCTCTGCCGTGTCGCCGCACCTTCCCGAGCAACCCTCCCTTCATCGGCGTGGACGGCGGCTCTGTCGGAGCTGCGTCGCCTGTTCAGCAGCTTGGAGCGGAGGAACTTCACGATACCCATAATTGCAGATCTGCGATTCAGATCGAGTCAACTCCCTTCTTGGGCTGCTGTTGCTTTTTAAGAGGGGAAGAGTCGGTGAATTAAAGAGTGTACTTTATGGTCGCCAGCTTCCGGTGGGGCTCGCGGTAGTGGTTTGGTGCGGAGAGAAGAAGCGAagaaggcgagaga
Protein-coding regions in this window:
- the LOC120293609 gene encoding probable receptor-like protein kinase At4g10390 gives rise to the protein MGIVKFLRSKLLNRRRSSDRAAVHADEGRVAREGGFSTVYMGRFPGCGGGSTAAAAAVKVHCGGGERLSMAFKQELDVLLQLEHENIVKLLGYSDDADQGALIFEYVSCGTLHERLHGSGSNKRSTLPWKSRVKIAFQLAQAIEHLHERCTLHIIHGDIKSSNVLLDGDSDCKLCDFGSAKMGFSSMIPPPSSLPSSSPYVRRKNIIMGSPGYTDPAYLRTGIASKKNDIYSFGVLVLELVTGLEAFRADKGLVLASMAAHMTKDVDRMDVSEVTNMVDPRLRGDFNVEEARALIGLARSCFDESTLVRPTASCMVKMMKEKVSSISITNSRHKLSDDL